A genomic region of Oryza glaberrima chromosome 1, OglaRS2, whole genome shotgun sequence contains the following coding sequences:
- the LOC127760091 gene encoding uncharacterized protein LOC127760091, which yields MESAVQLPQYIFFDLSGSHLRCFCPPAPVMEHTGVPYDSQVVGLQALHRTRLSRAGGSSTIVSARPANQVDKAMGLCDRAAQIGDDDDDPDTVSDAGTSGVGVVDEEETAGDDEEDEVASLDELFCDERFVRKIDALAQLVGMDGAACQPAAVLGEVVRLIQETERKNGRCVCASGAVRS from the coding sequence ATGGAGAGTGCCGTGCAGTTGCCGCAGTACATCTTCTTCGACCTCTCCGGCTCGCACCTCAGATGCTTCTGCCCACCAGCTCCGGTCATGGAGCACACCGGCGTACCGTACGACAGTCAGGTCGTCGGCTTGCAGGCGCTTCACCGGACACGGTTATCGCgggccggcggcagcagcaccaTCGTCTCAGCTCGCCCGGCTAACCAGGTTGACAAGGCGATGGGGCTCTGTGATCGTGCTGCTCAaatcggcgacgacgatgacgacccCGACACCGTGTCGGACGCAGGCACGTCGGGCGTTGGGGTGgtggatgaggaggagacggccggcgacgacgaggaggacgaggtggcGAGCTTGGATGAGCTCTTCTGCGACGAAAGATTCGTGAGGAAGATCGATGCACTGGCGCAGCTGGTGGGCATGGATGGCGCCGCCTGCCAGCCCGCCGCTGTGCTGGGTGAAGTCGTCCGTTTGATCCAGGAAACGGAGAGGAAGAATGGGCGTTGCGTTTGTGCTTCTGGGGCCGTTCGATCTTGA
- the LOC127765983 gene encoding uncharacterized protein LOC127765983: MARPWCPDDAYACLSLLLLLLLPAAMATSYSSLCSFPAEAADLVVTAGEHQSIADRLNLPLPSDGYFSGGDKLLFASDDHRLPRSFSFFTRRAARTTDPAITHLVATVTLSGYRFFGGRSWRTNVSAHSVSFDLEGYYSNDSASAALCMVGSGSRARDDGLGVVIIPDVALRLRLPRPATLTRPFVTGRLEGPDFGAVTLVAYAEGDYKYGEAASCPTPPGAVRSESKVFDGNFTCDRLGALLRGSYTMEYAEGRAPSGFPLRQRHRSMHISEIYCGENGAVRAYMVFDFDDASSDAILLGIHEAPWRRGFQADGDEALVADGFWKPSQGRLCLRACRTVRSTVRESDCGIRIHFWFPAVWSIQQRSFVAGMIRNTRSDDDGDTNKMSGAISVSRTGFRGDLSDIKYHYTRVEDAKNYYHSNPELSKERNGRFPGNYSYRDFAFSLYMTTHGGYGYASPVTLGSAMVDGGTLTADDAFSRHAVAEMIKQRLLSVSYEFDIHLYRRVNSSRAWNVSRVPDRWRVSAEGVYDTKSGTLCMVGCRVINSSSDCQILVTVQLPALGGEDGTGSISSLRKKSDTLFFETLSFAAYGAQPAIEAAQAISRVDTERIMLVTSMTLSCVFLVLQLRHARKNPDALPATSITMLAVLALGYMIPLVVNYEAMFVDDGGSRNRHFIELERGGRRWLELNEFVLRLSTMVAFVLQLRLLLLALSARSTAGASGGGDDRWAAERSTLWICLPLYIAGAILIWIPHIGDGHDHQPLSQMKSAIHVPPPLSDDLLSYAGLILDGFLLPQIVSNAFSASRVNAISPWFYVGGTAIRAAPHAYDGLRARGYVQRWIPSYIDVYAGPRDGLFSVAWDVVIPCGAAALAVLLFFQQRLGGDFLCCVKRRKPGGSYEIVSTSTL; this comes from the coding sequence ATGGCGCGGCCGTGGTGCCCCGACGACGCTTACGcctgcctctccctcctcctcctgctcctccttccTGCAGCCATGGCCACGTCGTACTCCTCGCTCTGCAGCTTccccgccgaggccgccgacctcgtcgtcaccgccggAGAACACCAGTCCATCGCGGACCGGCTCAATCTCCCCTTGCCTTCCGACGGTTACTTCTCCGGCGGCGACAAGCTCCTCTTCGCCTCCGACGACCACCGCCTCCCACgttccttctccttcttcacTCGCCGCGCGGCCCGCACCACCGACCCCGCCATCACCCACCTCGTCGCCACGGTCACCCTCTCCGGCTACCGCTTCTTCGGCGGGCGCTCGTGGCGCACCAACGTTAGCGCCCACTCCGTGTCGTTCGACCTCGAAGGTTACTACTCCAACGACTCTGCCTCGGCGGCGCTCTGCATGGTCGGGTCAGGCTCCCGCGCAAGAGACGACGGCTTGGGTGTCGTCATCATCCCGGACGtcgccctccgcctccggctGCCGCGCCCCGCCACCCTCACGCGGCCCTTCGTCACCGGCCGCCTCGAGGGCCCGGACTTCGGCGCCGTCACCCTCGTTGCGTACGCCGAGGGTGACTACAAGTACGGTGAGGCCGCCTCCTGCCCGACGCCGCCCGGCGCCGTGCGGTCCGAGAgcaaggtgttcgacggaaaCTTCACGTGCGACCGTCTCGGGGCGCTGCTCCGAGGCTCCTACACCATGGAGTACGCGGAGGGACGCGCGCCGAGCGGCTTCCCTCTGCGCCAACGCCATCGCAGCATGCACATCAGCGAGATTTACTGCGGCGAGAACGGCGCCGTGCGCGCGTACATGGTGTTCGACTTCGACGACGCCTCATCGGACGCCATTCTTCTAGGCATCCACGAAGCGCCGTGGAGGCGTGGCTTCCAGGCCGACGGGGACGAggcgctcgtcgccgacggGTTCTGGAAACCGTCCCAGGGACGGCTCTGCCTCAGGGCGTGCCGCACCGTGCGCTCGACGGTGCGCGAGAGCGACTGCGGCATCCGGATCCACTTCTGGTTCCCGGCCGTGTGGTCGATCCAGCAACGGAGCTTCGTAGCCGGGATGATCCGGAACACGaggagcgacgacgacggcgacacgaACAAAATGTCCGGTGCGATATCGGTGTCAAGAACTGGCTTCAGGGGCGATCTCTCCGACATCAAGTACCATTACACCAGAGTGGAGGACGCCAAGAACTACTACCACTCCAACCCAGAGCTGAGCAAGGAGAGGAACGGCAGGTTTCCGGGGAACTACTCCTACCGGGACTTCGCGTTCAGTTTGTACATGACGACACACGGCGGATACGGGTACGCCTCGCCGGTCACGCTCGGTTCCGCCATGGTTGACGGTGGCACGCTGACGGCCGACGACGCGTTCTCTCGCCACGCTGTGGCAGAGATGATCAAGCAGAGGCTCCTGAGTGTCAGCTACGAATTCGATATCCACCTCTATCGTCGCGTGAATTCATCCAGGGCGTGGAATGTGTCGCGTGTGCCTGATCGGTGGCGCGTCTCGGCGGAAGGCGTTTATGATACCAAGTCAGGTACCCTATGCATGGTAGGTTGCCGAGTGATCAACAGTTCGTCGGACTGTCAGATCCTAGTGACCGTGCAACTCCCTGCGctgggcggcgaggacggcacTGGGTCAATCAGCAGCCTGAGGAAGAAGAGTGACACCCTCTTCTTCGAGACGCTTAGTTTTGCTGCGTATGGTGCGCAGCCCGCCATAGAGGCGGCCCAGGCGATCTCGAGGGTGGACACGGAGCGCATCATGCTGGTGACCTCCATGACGCTGTCCTGCGTCTTCCTCGTCCTGCAGCTGCGCCACGCCAGGAAGAACCCCGACGCGCTCCCGGCCACGTCGATCACCATGCTCGCCGTCCTGGCCCTGGGTTACATGATCCCTCTCGTGGTCAACTACGAGGCCATGTTcgtggacgacggcggcagcagaaACAGGCACTTCATCGAGCTGGAGAGGGGCGGCCGCCGGTGGCTCGAGCTGAACGAGTTCGTGCTGAGGCTCAGCACCATGGTGGcgttcgtgctgcagctgcgCCTCCTGCTTCTCGCGTTGTCCGCGAGATCAACGGccggagcgagcggcggcggggacgaccGGTGGGCAGCCGAGCGGAGCACGCTCTGGATATGCCTGCCCCTATACATCGCCGGAGCCATCCTGATCTGGATCCCCCACATCGGTGACGGGCACGATCATCAGCCGTTGAGCCAGATGAAGTCCGCCATccacgtgccgccgccgctgtcggaCGACCTCCTCTCCTACGCCGGCCTGATACTGGACGGGTTCCTGCTGCCCCAGATCGTGTCCAACGCGTTCTCGGCCTCCAGGGTGAACGCCATCTCGCCGTGGTTCTACGTGGGCGGCACCGCGATCCGCGCGGCGCCTCACGCGTACGACGGGCTCAGGGCTCGGGGGTACGTGCAGAGGTGGATCCCGTCCTACATCGACGTCTACGCGGGGCCTCGTGACGGGCTCTTCAGCGTCGCGTGGGACGTCGTGATACcgtgcggggcggcggcgctggccgtgCTGCTCTTCTTTCAGCAGCGGCTCGGAGGTGATTTCCTGTGTTGTGTGAAGAGAAGGAAGCCGGGGGGATCATACGAGATAGTCTCGACGTCAACACTTTAA
- the LOC127768745 gene encoding uncharacterized protein LOC127768745: MAPSKNTISYAYPLCFIFILSTTTLSVAISTSYSSRCSSPSPASDYHTDYVDTLALLRSFQISIGYFSSGGNSLFSADDDYVNPRSFSFVPHGVFRTKDPTIIHLTATLVLSGPRSSTYIGHRHHRYSITQTISFILDGYYSFTSNDLCMVGFGTNYAADGSIKLHEDSVLRLRVPRPSKLTNPLVTGHLEGTNFETISLVAYDESDNYVYSENALCPPFMLENSMLEQAQAVKENFNCDQLKTHLRRLYKLEYMVDDPLAPRGYNMWSHATRMYINHVHCTANGAVRAYVEFYNDTKMLPYKGRFMVVEEALVADGYWDPTTGQLCFNACPIVRSVSGLSHTDFVVQDCKIKMSFRFVDVWTIRDRSVIAGMLWNSSQGIVNNSRAIPGIISVSGIQEHWENISHVKYTYTVVDEAKKHYISSGLSNKKKKIKGSFPGNGTYSYHDLEFRFIANHVGSGDAYPMTIGSMMVYEDRLAANDSLSDPMVVGMKHELLNVSYDIRYYAPLENWIRPKNGSYSISLHERRISAEGIYDRKRGTLCMIGCREINSSTDCLVLITVQFSSLDAKTQGHGVGAISSLREKNDRLFFEKIDITLYGMYTEQLFEAISRMDMESIMLVLSTTLSCVFTILQILHTKKNPEVPPATSITMLITLALGYLTPLVLNFEALFLSRRKQYVPFFRNNRVELNEVMLRVPTLIAFVLHLRLLQLVWYGRKPDHQSKAETFSIAKRKALQICLSLYFLGGILAGIIHIINVHTRRESPVVVRISQEPATIWEDLVSYAGLILDGFLLPQIILNRLSGSRVQAISPWFYIGVTLIRAMPHVYDLFRAQNYIPSLRSSYIYANSHDDLFSAAWDIIIPLGAALLAMVLFLQQRLGGASLISLQGSRLGSYEMVSTI, from the coding sequence ATGGCACCATCCAAGAATACCATCTCTTATGCTTATCCCCTTTGCTTCATCTTCATCCTTTCCACCACCACTCTATCTGTGGCTATTTCCACCTCCTACTCTTCTCGTTGCTCCTCCCCGTCCCCTGCATCCGACTACCATACTGACTATGTCGACACCCTTGCACTCCTCCGCTCCTTCCAGATATCCATCGGCTACTTCTCTAGCGGAGGCAATAGCTTATTCTCTGCTGATGATGACTACGTCAATCCCCGCTCGTTCTCCTTTGTTCCCCATGGTGTTTTCCGCACCAAGGACCCAACTATCATCCACCTAACTGCGACCCTTGTACTCTCTGGCCCTCGTAGCAGCACTTACATCGGCCATCGCCACCATCGTTACTCTATCACCCAAACCATCTCGTTTATCCTTGATGGTTATTATTCTTTCACCTCCAATGATCTTTGCATGGTTGGCTTCGGCACTAACTATGCTGCAGATGGCTCTATAAAACTACATGAGGATTCTGTCCTTCGCCTACGGGTTCCTCGACCTTCCAAACTCACCAACCCCTTAGTTACCGGTCACCTCGAGGGCACCAACTTTGAGACCATCTCGCTTGTTGCTTACGACGAAAGCGACAACTATGTGTATAGTGAGAATGCCCTCTGCCCACCATTCATGTTGGAGAATAGTATGCTTGAACAGGCTCAGGCAGTCAAAGAAAACTTCAATTGTGACCAGCTCAAGACACATCTTAGAAGGTTGTATAAGCTGGAATACATGGTTGATGACCCCTTGGCACCAAGAGGCTACAATATGTGGTCGCACGCCACTAGAATGTACATCAACCACGTGCACTGCACTGCGAATGGAGCAGTGCGCGCTTATGTGGAGTTCTACAACGACACAAAAATGTTACCATACAAGGGTCGTTTCATGGTTGTAGAGGAGGCACTTGTTGCTGATGGGTATTGGGACCCAACAACAGGTCAACTCTGCTTTAATGCTTGTCCAATTGTGCGCTCGGTGTCTGGGTTGTCCCATACAGATTTTGTGGTGCAGGACTGTAAGATCAAGATGAGCTTCAGGTTTGTGGATGTGTGGACAATCCGTGATAGGAGTGTCATTGCTGGAATGCTTTGGAACTCAAGCCAAGGGATTGTTAACAACTCTCGAGCAATCCCCGGTATAATATCAGTGTCGGGTATCCAAGAGCACTGGGAAAATATCTCTCATGTGAAGTACACTTACACTGTGGTTGATGAGGCAAAGAAGCACTACATCAGTTCGGGTTTGAgcaacaagaagaaaaagatcaaGGGGTCATTTCCTGGCAACGGTACCTACTCTTACCATGACTTAGAGTTCCGTTTCATTGCGAACCATGTTGGATCTGGAGATGCCTATCCTATGACTATTGGGTCAATGATGGTTTATGAGGATAGGCTAGCGGCTAATGATTCTTTATCCGACCCTATGGTGGTTGGCATGAAGCATGAGCTGTTGAATGTCAGCTATGATATACGTTATTATGCCCCGCTGGAAAATTGGATTCGACCTAAGAATGGATCATACTCCATTAGTCTTCATGAACGGCGAATCTCAGCAGAGGGTATATATGATCGTAAGAGGGGTACCTTGTGCATGATCGGTTGCCGAGAGATAAATAGTTCGACAGATTGTCTAGTTTTGATAACTGTGCAATTTTCTTCTCTTGATGCAAAGACGCAGGGGCATGGAGTGGGAGCAATCAGTAGCTTGAGAGAAAAGAATGACCGTCTTTTCTTTGAGAAGATCGATATCACTTTATACGGGATGTACACAGAGCAGCTCTTTGAGGCAATATCGAGGATGGACATGGAAAGCATCATGCTAGTGCTATCAACAACATTGTCTTGTGTCTTCACCATTTTGCAGATTCTCCACACCAAGAAGAACCCTGAGGTGCCCCCGGCCACATCAATCACCATGCTTATCACTCTAGCCTTGGGGTACTTAACCCCTCTAGTGCTCAACTTTGAGGCTTTGTTCTTGAGCAGAAGAAAGCAATATGTTCCATTCTTTAGGAACAACCGGGTTGAGTTGAACGAAGTGATGCTAAGGGTTCCTACTTTGATCGCCTTTGTGTTACATCTGCGGCTTCTTCAGCTGGTTTGGTATGGCCGAAAACCAGACCACCAGAGCAAAGCTGAGACATTTTCTATTGCCAAGAGGAAAGCATTGCAAATATGCTTATCACTTTACTTTCTTGGAGGAATCCTAGCTGGGATCATCCATATTATAAATGTTCACACTAGAAGGGAGAGCCCAGTAGTTGTTCGCATCAGCCAAGAGCCGGCTACCATATGGGAGGACCTCGTGTCATATGCAGGATTGATACTAGATGGCTTCCTACTCCCTCAGATTATCTTGAATAGATTGTCTGGCTCTAGAGTTCAAGCAATTTCACCATGGTTTTACATTGGAGTCACCTTGATCCGTGCCATGCCCCATGTCTATGATTTATTCAGGGCTCAAAACTATATACCGAGCTTGAGGTCATcttatatatatgcaaac
- the LOC127759608 gene encoding uncharacterized protein LOC127759608 isoform X1 — MQDVPSPLPALSTAYQPLPSLYLGFLAIWAASGFSWAFSSWRSRHFQQVNNLQWILALVPLIKALQMALSFLFWYSCVHLQTCSLWMSFGVYVTGILFQTASFVSFMLISHGYCIMCERLSIRERRITAGLGCLLYLSLIGYKAAVPYFTVFLLINYFMSFYIIFRRTSQNLMVLREQLNFIEEEDIHSLHGALNTKYTMFKRFQGTMQVAVVAFIMVYMRADDTPDNYWFRVLVREWVQFCIFMYIGWNFRIPEASLHLPVVPLMKSTWEIAMPPIYSVEMDAADFKGLVSDHWHVGVRTSHTNSSCPSQPLLVLVQNPSPKVSTAATASRLQLNKNNQV; from the exons atgcagGACGTTCCGTCTCCTCTCCCGGCATTGAGCACCGCCTACCAGCCTCTCCCGTCGCTGTACCTCGGGTTCTTGGCGATATGGGCGGCCTCCGGCTTCTCCTGGGCCTTCAGCTCCTGGAGGAGTCGGCATTTCCAG CAGGTAAATAATCTTCAGTGGATCCTGGCTTTGGTGCCCTTGATCAAAGCCCTTCAAATGGCGCTATCATTTCTGTTCTG GTACTCGTGTGTGCACCTTCAGACATGCTCGCTGTGGATGTCATTTGGCGTGTATGTGACAGGGATTCTCTTCCAGACGGCTTCCTTCGTTTCGTTCATGCTCATATCACATGGTTACTGCATCATGTGCGAGCGCCTCTCGATCAGGGAGAGGCGAATAACTGCTGGTTTGGGATGCCTTCTCTACCTCAGCCTGATCGGTTACAAAGCTGCAGTTCCTTACTTCACA GTGTTTCTTCTGATCAACTACTTCATGTCATTTTACATCATATTTCGCCGCACATCCCAAAACCTCATGGTTCTAAGAGAACAGCTGAATTTCATAGAGGAAGAAGACATCCATTCACTGCACGGCGCACTGAACACAAAGTACACAATGTTCAA GAGATTTCAAGGTACAATGCAGGTTGCGGTGGTGGCATTCATCATG GTGTACATGAGGGCTGATGATACACCAGATAACTACTGGTTTCGCGTATTGGTGCGTGAATGGGTACAGTTTTGCATATTCATGTATATTGG GTGGAATTTCAGGATACCTGAAGCATCACTCCATCTTCCAGTTGTACCCCTTATGAAATCTACTTGGGAGATTGCTATGCCTCCTATTTACAGTGTG GAAATGGATGCAGCCGATTTCAAAGGCCTCGTATCAGACCACTGGCATGTCGGAGTG AGAACTTCTCATACCAACTCAAGTTGTCCTTCACAGCCATTGCTAGTGCTAGTTCAGAATCCTAGTCCAAAGGTTTCCACTGCTGCCACAGCTTCGAGGTTACAGTTGAACAAGAACAACCAAGTTTAA
- the LOC127759608 gene encoding uncharacterized protein LOC127759608 isoform X2 yields the protein MQDVPSPLPALSTAYQPLPSLYLGFLAIWAASGFSWAFSSWRSRHFQVNNLQWILALVPLIKALQMALSFLFWYSCVHLQTCSLWMSFGVYVTGILFQTASFVSFMLISHGYCIMCERLSIRERRITAGLGCLLYLSLIGYKAAVPYFTVFLLINYFMSFYIIFRRTSQNLMVLREQLNFIEEEDIHSLHGALNTKYTMFKRFQGTMQVAVVAFIMVYMRADDTPDNYWFRVLVREWVQFCIFMYIGWNFRIPEASLHLPVVPLMKSTWEIAMPPIYSVEMDAADFKGLVSDHWHVGVRTSHTNSSCPSQPLLVLVQNPSPKVSTAATASRLQLNKNNQV from the exons atgcagGACGTTCCGTCTCCTCTCCCGGCATTGAGCACCGCCTACCAGCCTCTCCCGTCGCTGTACCTCGGGTTCTTGGCGATATGGGCGGCCTCCGGCTTCTCCTGGGCCTTCAGCTCCTGGAGGAGTCGGCATTTCCAG GTAAATAATCTTCAGTGGATCCTGGCTTTGGTGCCCTTGATCAAAGCCCTTCAAATGGCGCTATCATTTCTGTTCTG GTACTCGTGTGTGCACCTTCAGACATGCTCGCTGTGGATGTCATTTGGCGTGTATGTGACAGGGATTCTCTTCCAGACGGCTTCCTTCGTTTCGTTCATGCTCATATCACATGGTTACTGCATCATGTGCGAGCGCCTCTCGATCAGGGAGAGGCGAATAACTGCTGGTTTGGGATGCCTTCTCTACCTCAGCCTGATCGGTTACAAAGCTGCAGTTCCTTACTTCACA GTGTTTCTTCTGATCAACTACTTCATGTCATTTTACATCATATTTCGCCGCACATCCCAAAACCTCATGGTTCTAAGAGAACAGCTGAATTTCATAGAGGAAGAAGACATCCATTCACTGCACGGCGCACTGAACACAAAGTACACAATGTTCAA GAGATTTCAAGGTACAATGCAGGTTGCGGTGGTGGCATTCATCATG GTGTACATGAGGGCTGATGATACACCAGATAACTACTGGTTTCGCGTATTGGTGCGTGAATGGGTACAGTTTTGCATATTCATGTATATTGG GTGGAATTTCAGGATACCTGAAGCATCACTCCATCTTCCAGTTGTACCCCTTATGAAATCTACTTGGGAGATTGCTATGCCTCCTATTTACAGTGTG GAAATGGATGCAGCCGATTTCAAAGGCCTCGTATCAGACCACTGGCATGTCGGAGTG AGAACTTCTCATACCAACTCAAGTTGTCCTTCACAGCCATTGCTAGTGCTAGTTCAGAATCCTAGTCCAAAGGTTTCCACTGCTGCCACAGCTTCGAGGTTACAGTTGAACAAGAACAACCAAGTTTAA